One Mucilaginibacter ginkgonis genomic region harbors:
- a CDS encoding DNA polymerase III subunit, protein MQFKEIVGQDAIKQRLINSVTENRVSHAQLFLGPEGAGALSLAVAYAQYLSCEDRQPGDSCGVCNSCRKYQKLVHPDLHFSYPFFAKHKEDTAITFIEQWREAFLANPYLNLDIWRGYLDAENKQANINIAECHQIIKKLSFKPFESQYKILILWLPEYLDKTGNSLLKIIEEPQPNTLFLLVAQNQDQILNTILSRTQLIKIPCLSYGEVKDYLVENGQPQGLAEQAAYLSNGNLTEAIQSLQSHDDNHHTLFLQWLRLCFANKGLEMIKLVDQMAKLGRENQKNFLRYGVSFLRECCLLQTGGEKLVHLPAEELDTAQKMAKVISVDAAAAITKELEKAHYHIERNANPKILFLDVSLQIVKCLHFKSLPKGTQYIT, encoded by the coding sequence ATGCAGTTCAAAGAAATAGTCGGTCAGGATGCAATTAAACAACGTTTAATTAATTCGGTTACAGAGAACCGGGTAAGCCATGCGCAGCTATTTTTAGGTCCCGAAGGTGCGGGCGCTTTGTCGCTGGCCGTAGCGTACGCGCAATATTTATCGTGCGAAGACCGCCAGCCTGGCGACTCATGCGGGGTATGCAATTCGTGCCGCAAATACCAGAAACTGGTACACCCCGACCTGCATTTTTCTTACCCGTTTTTTGCCAAACATAAAGAGGATACGGCTATTACTTTCATCGAGCAATGGCGCGAAGCTTTTTTAGCCAATCCGTATCTTAATCTGGATATCTGGCGGGGATACCTGGATGCCGAGAACAAGCAAGCCAACATCAATATTGCCGAGTGCCATCAGATCATCAAGAAATTAAGTTTTAAGCCGTTCGAGTCGCAATACAAGATACTGATCCTGTGGTTGCCCGAGTACCTGGATAAAACCGGCAACTCACTGCTGAAGATCATAGAGGAGCCCCAGCCAAATACCTTGTTCTTGCTGGTTGCCCAAAACCAAGACCAGATATTGAATACTATCCTGTCCCGTACGCAACTGATAAAGATCCCTTGCTTAAGCTACGGCGAGGTTAAAGATTATCTCGTAGAGAACGGTCAGCCGCAGGGATTGGCAGAACAGGCAGCTTACCTGAGTAATGGAAACCTTACAGAGGCTATCCAATCGCTGCAAAGCCATGACGATAACCACCACACCTTATTTTTACAGTGGTTGCGTTTATGCTTTGCCAACAAGGGTTTAGAGATGATAAAACTGGTCGATCAGATGGCAAAACTTGGCCGCGAAAACCAAAAGAACTTCTTGCGTTACGGCGTCAGCTTTTTGCGTGAGTGTTGCCTGTTGCAAACCGGTGGCGAAAAATTAGTGCACCTGCCGGCAGAAGAATTAGATACGGCACAAAAAATGGCGAAAGTTATTTCTGTCGACGCGGCTGCGGCTATCACTAAAGAATTGGAAAAGGCGCATTATCACATCGAAAGAAACGCTAATCCAAAAATCTTATTTTTAGATGTATCTTTACAGATTGTAAAGTGCTTACATTTTAAATCGCTCCCGAAAGGGACTCAATATATAACCTAA
- a CDS encoding PSP1 domain-containing protein encodes MGCGSCSTGGCTPAGCKSNGSCLTNGCSKLDVYDWLSNMDMPSAYKAFPIVEIKFKGSRKDFYLNTDNTYLENGELVVTETPTGGFDVGHVSVTGELVRMQMVKRRVSEESVSKKILRKATPADVDKWKAAKDLEWETMHRARKLALELGLQMKLSDVDYQGDKSKATFYYTAEGRVDFRELIKRMAEAFRIRIEMRQIGMRQEASRLGGIGSCGRELCCSTWLTDFKTVSTSAARYQNLSLNTLKLAGQCGKLKCCLNYELDTYMDALKYIPDNVNYLKTKKGDARLQKTDIFKKLMWFTYPGGEDWIPLHIDRVKEIQRMNKEGELPEDLGEPVQLEEKAAVKVFDYENVVGQDSLTRLDDRNRNRNKNNNNNRNGKPGNNQPRDGQRNDRNQRGGNNERRADNRNQQRDQRPADGEANQQPRQQGGGQQGGGNNRNQQQQRRGDENPNQQPRQLNAGQQQGGERAEGSNNNRRNNNRRHRGNRNRPRPGGGGTPPASN; translated from the coding sequence ATGGGATGTGGAAGTTGCTCAACAGGCGGTTGTACGCCTGCAGGGTGCAAAAGTAACGGCTCATGCCTCACCAATGGCTGCAGCAAACTGGATGTTTACGATTGGCTGTCTAACATGGATATGCCATCAGCATATAAAGCCTTTCCTATTGTCGAGATCAAATTCAAAGGGTCACGCAAGGATTTCTATTTAAATACCGACAACACTTACCTGGAAAACGGCGAACTGGTGGTGACCGAAACGCCAACCGGCGGCTTCGATGTGGGCCACGTTTCTGTGACCGGCGAACTGGTGCGCATGCAAATGGTTAAACGCCGCGTTAGCGAAGAAAGCGTTTCTAAAAAGATACTCCGTAAAGCTACCCCTGCCGACGTTGATAAATGGAAAGCGGCTAAAGACCTGGAGTGGGAAACCATGCACCGGGCACGCAAATTGGCTTTAGAACTTGGCTTGCAAATGAAGCTGAGCGACGTTGACTACCAGGGCGATAAATCAAAGGCAACGTTTTATTATACTGCCGAAGGCCGGGTGGACTTTCGTGAGCTGATCAAACGTATGGCAGAGGCATTCCGCATACGGATAGAGATGCGCCAGATAGGTATGCGCCAGGAAGCAAGCCGTTTGGGTGGTATCGGATCATGCGGCCGCGAGTTGTGCTGCTCTACCTGGCTTACCGATTTTAAAACGGTATCTACATCCGCGGCACGCTATCAAAACCTGTCGCTTAATACCCTGAAACTTGCAGGGCAATGCGGTAAGCTAAAGTGCTGTTTAAACTATGAGTTAGATACTTACATGGATGCGCTAAAGTACATCCCTGATAATGTAAATTACCTGAAAACTAAGAAAGGCGATGCCCGCCTGCAAAAGACAGATATCTTTAAAAAGCTGATGTGGTTTACTTACCCGGGCGGCGAGGATTGGATTCCCTTGCATATTGATAGGGTAAAAGAAATTCAGCGGATGAATAAAGAAGGCGAGTTGCCCGAAGATCTGGGCGAGCCTGTTCAGCTGGAAGAGAAAGCAGCCGTTAAAGTATTTGATTACGAAAATGTGGTTGGCCAGGATAGCCTTACCCGCCTGGATGATCGCAACCGTAACCGCAATAAGAATAACAACAACAACCGCAATGGCAAGCCGGGCAACAACCAGCCCCGCGACGGCCAGCGTAATGACCGAAACCAGCGCGGTGGTAATAACGAACGGCGCGCAGATAACCGCAACCAACAGCGCGACCAACGCCCGGCGGATGGCGAAGCAAATCAGCAACCGCGTCAGCAAGGCGGCGGACAGCAAGGCGGCGGAAATAACCGTAATCAACAACAGCAACGCCGGGGCGACGAAAACCCTAACCAACAGCCACGCCAGCTAAATGCAGGTCAGCAGCAAGGGGGCGAACGCGCAGAAGGGAGCAATAATAACCGACGAAATAACAACCGCAGGCATCGCGGCAACCGTAATAGGCCAAGGCCGGGGGGCGGCGGCACACCGCCTGCAAGCAATTAA
- a CDS encoding TonB-dependent receptor, translating into MKRIYPLLILLLLATVTQAFAQGVIKGSVIDQKNGEPLIGATISVKNESTGKKISTSVGLDGSFVFRNLSAGSYEVEAHYVSYKDESKHVTVRDNETATVTLNLGVKSRELTEVSIRGRAAGGSDQSARRVEQRSDQMLNAVSARSIEVSPDITVANVTQRVSGVSIQRSNNGEGQYAIIRGMEKRYTYTLINGFKIPSPDNKNRYVPLDIFPADIIDRLEVNKSLTPGMEGDAIAGGINLVLKEAPEDFTVRANLGVGLAQSNIDRGFTKFGANSNTYRSPRILNGDNYNANIGDFSNAGQRFSTSKLPIGAIGSLSIGGRSADKKFGALVSLSYQDVNKDTRGVFFQGDVDPVTNAPVLTDIIARRYSTQQERTSAIARLDYRFNNRNKLIFDGAFINLAQNQYRYSSDTSLNLARTGIGQGRVTEAPRSIRNVQKIYNFSLHGEHKLTDNLAINYTGIYSKATNIENRYSLALITGRTLQANGSVLQQPTTIDALKGQTQTFAYNTDQDKSGFLNLVYSPKIGNTVVDFTFGGMYRNKTRNSTYDQYTLGLPLSNSTQTYNGNIDANTFAVSSLQGTASDALNYNFTENIGGAYAQFKFQVGKLQAIGGARYEHTSQNFVDGLPVTQAGKTGSISYYDVLPSLNLKYMIDSRQNLRASYYSAISRPNPYELVPHTTGDPDADYQEVGNPSLKRATADNYDIRYEFFPKGLDQFLAGVFYKRISNPIEYSLVKPGTGLDYVLQPGNFGNANNYGFELDVTKYIRHFGVRANYAFTQSDITTSKQQKFKDANGNNTFRLVDQTRPLQGQSKNIGNLSFLYKDTKSGLDAQVSAVYTGERINSVSPYLDNDVWQKGFVTLDVSAEKRITKHFSIYAKATNLTNTPFELFIKQPYPPLGPAGTTGQAIELQSAGKNTFVRKDTYQQYYILGVHYKL; encoded by the coding sequence ATGAAACGTATTTACCCCCTACTAATTTTATTACTACTAGCTACTGTAACTCAGGCGTTTGCCCAGGGAGTTATTAAAGGTAGCGTGATCGACCAAAAAAACGGAGAACCCCTGATTGGTGCTACTATCTCCGTTAAAAATGAATCGACCGGAAAAAAGATCTCAACCAGCGTTGGCCTTGACGGAAGCTTTGTTTTCCGCAATCTTAGCGCGGGCAGTTATGAAGTTGAAGCGCACTATGTGTCTTACAAAGACGAGAGCAAACACGTAACTGTAAGAGACAATGAAACTGCTACCGTAACCTTAAACCTTGGGGTTAAGAGCCGCGAGCTTACAGAAGTAAGTATTAGAGGACGTGCTGCCGGCGGCTCAGACCAATCTGCCCGACGGGTAGAACAACGCTCTGACCAGATGCTGAACGCGGTATCCGCGCGCAGTATCGAAGTATCGCCGGATATTACGGTTGCCAACGTTACCCAGCGTGTATCGGGCGTTTCCATTCAGCGCAGCAACAACGGTGAAGGCCAGTACGCCATCATCCGCGGTATGGAGAAACGGTATACCTATACGTTGATCAACGGTTTTAAGATCCCGAGCCCGGATAATAAGAACCGTTACGTACCGCTAGATATCTTCCCGGCCGACATTATTGACCGCCTGGAAGTAAACAAATCGCTAACCCCAGGCATGGAAGGCGACGCTATTGCCGGTGGCATTAACCTGGTACTAAAAGAAGCCCCCGAAGATTTCACCGTTCGCGCTAATTTGGGCGTTGGCCTTGCACAAAGCAATATTGACCGTGGTTTCACGAAATTTGGCGCTAACAGCAATACATATCGCTCGCCACGTATTTTAAACGGCGACAATTACAATGCTAATATTGGTGATTTCTCAAACGCTGGTCAGCGGTTTAGCACCTCTAAATTACCCATAGGCGCCATAGGCAGCCTAAGTATAGGTGGCCGTTCTGCCGATAAAAAATTCGGTGCATTGGTATCGCTAAGCTATCAGGATGTAAACAAAGATACACGTGGCGTATTCTTCCAGGGCGATGTTGACCCGGTAACAAACGCCCCTGTCTTGACAGATATCATCGCGCGTCGTTACAGCACCCAGCAAGAACGCACAAGCGCCATAGCCCGTTTAGACTACCGTTTTAATAACCGTAACAAATTGATTTTCGACGGTGCATTTATTAATCTGGCACAAAACCAGTACCGTTATTCTTCTGATACCAGCCTAAACCTGGCTCGCACAGGGATTGGTCAGGGCCGTGTTACAGAGGCGCCCCGCAGTATCCGTAACGTGCAAAAGATCTACAATTTCTCTTTGCATGGCGAGCATAAGCTAACCGATAATTTGGCCATTAATTACACCGGTATTTATTCAAAGGCGACCAATATCGAAAACAGGTATTCGCTGGCGCTCATTACCGGCCGTACATTACAGGCGAACGGCTCTGTATTGCAGCAGCCCACAACGATCGACGCGTTAAAGGGTCAAACGCAAACCTTTGCTTATAACACAGACCAGGACAAAAGCGGCTTCCTGAATTTAGTTTACTCGCCGAAAATCGGCAACACTGTTGTTGATTTCACTTTCGGCGGGATGTATCGTAACAAAACCCGCAACAGTACCTATGACCAATATACTTTAGGCTTGCCGCTAAGCAACTCTACCCAAACTTATAACGGTAACATAGATGCAAATACATTCGCGGTATCAAGTTTACAAGGAACGGCGTCAGACGCGCTGAACTACAATTTCACCGAAAATATCGGCGGCGCTTACGCCCAATTCAAATTCCAGGTTGGCAAATTGCAGGCTATAGGTGGCGCTCGTTATGAGCATACCAGTCAGAATTTTGTTGACGGACTTCCGGTTACGCAAGCGGGCAAAACAGGTTCTATCAGTTATTATGATGTATTACCAAGCTTAAACTTGAAATACATGATAGACAGCCGCCAAAACCTTCGCGCGTCTTACTACTCTGCCATAAGCCGCCCTAACCCATATGAGTTAGTGCCGCACACAACCGGCGACCCCGACGCGGATTACCAGGAAGTTGGCAACCCCTCATTGAAACGCGCTACGGCTGATAACTACGACATCCGTTATGAGTTTTTCCCTAAAGGTTTAGACCAGTTCCTTGCAGGTGTGTTTTATAAACGCATTTCAAACCCAATTGAATACTCATTGGTAAAACCGGGTACCGGCCTTGATTACGTATTACAGCCTGGCAACTTCGGTAACGCAAATAATTACGGTTTTGAATTAGATGTGACCAAGTATATCCGCCACTTCGGGGTACGCGCGAACTATGCTTTTACCCAATCTGATATTACTACAAGCAAACAGCAGAAATTTAAAGACGCTAACGGTAATAATACATTCCGTTTAGTTGACCAAACCCGCCCTCTGCAAGGCCAGTCTAAAAATATAGGCAACCTGTCATTCCTGTACAAAGACACCAAAAGCGGTTTAGACGCGCAGGTATCGGCGGTTTACACAGGCGAACGCATCAACAGCGTTTCACCTTACCTGGATAATGATGTATGGCAAAAAGGTTTTGTAACGCTCGACGTTTCTGCCGAGAAGAGGATCACCAAACACTTCTCTATTTACGCTAAGGCTACCAACTTAACCAACACACCTTTCGAGCTATTTATTAAACAACCTTATCCGCCGCTAGGCCCTGCAGGCACTACCGGCCAGGCAATTGAGTTACAATCGGCAGGTAAGAACACATTTGTTCGTAAAGACACCTATCAGCAATACTACATACTTGGGGTACACTATAAACTTTAA
- a CDS encoding gliding motility lipoprotein GldH, with translation MEDLRMGCRNKFGMTFIPCKSLAIILLSMTGFLSGCTDPNVVIDQTKEISNRNWSYVNKIKYDVNITDADARYNLYLNLRVTGDYKYANLFTLVSQRGPDGKKSVVRYEFKLANPDGEWLGKGTGNIYNYQKLFLPQYKFPAKGIYHIEIEQNMRDNPLREVSDVGLRVEKIK, from the coding sequence ATGGAAGACCTAAGAATGGGATGCCGAAACAAGTTCGGCATGACCTTTATTCCTTGCAAATCTTTAGCAATCATATTATTGTCAATGACAGGGTTCCTTTCAGGCTGCACCGATCCAAACGTGGTTATAGATCAAACCAAAGAAATAAGCAATCGCAACTGGTCTTATGTCAATAAGATCAAATACGATGTAAACATTACCGATGCTGATGCCCGTTATAACCTGTACCTGAACTTGCGGGTAACCGGCGATTACAAATACGCAAACCTTTTTACGCTTGTAAGTCAGCGCGGACCGGATGGCAAGAAAAGTGTTGTCCGTTATGAATTTAAATTGGCCAACCCCGATGGCGAGTGGCTTGGCAAAGGCACAGGCAATATTTACAATTACCAAAAACTGTTTCTGCCCCAATACAAATTCCCTGCAAAAGGTATTTACCATATAGAGATAGAGCAGAACATGCGCGATAATCCGTTACGCGAGGTAAGCGATGTGGGCTTGCGTGTCGAGAAAATAAAGTAA
- a CDS encoding DUF4920 domain-containing protein — MNLKNTFLILFIIFLANCAFAQHHTPLPHGMVFGTKPSVTGGMPADKIETFMGKRTRTTTVIIGKILNVAKSAGGWFDMDAGNGKVIAAHFKDANVNLPKDIKGREVIIEGVAQKDFIADDLQHMAGDTVRGKQQHHNKTDPKRRLTFEVKGLMVNR, encoded by the coding sequence ATGAATTTGAAAAATACTTTTCTCATCCTTTTCATCATATTTCTGGCAAACTGCGCATTTGCGCAGCACCATACACCGTTGCCTCATGGGATGGTTTTTGGCACTAAGCCATCTGTAACAGGCGGCATGCCAGCTGATAAAATTGAAACTTTTATGGGTAAGCGCACACGCACAACAACAGTCATCATAGGCAAGATATTGAACGTGGCCAAAAGTGCAGGGGGCTGGTTTGATATGGACGCGGGGAACGGCAAAGTTATCGCGGCCCATTTTAAAGATGCGAACGTAAACCTGCCAAAAGATATTAAAGGGCGCGAAGTGATCATTGAGGGCGTAGCTCAAAAAGATTTTATAGCAGACGACCTGCAGCACATGGCTGGTGACACAGTGCGTGGTAAACAACAGCACCACAATAAAACCGACCCAAAGCGACGTTTAACTTTTGAAGTTAAAGGGTTGATGGTGAATAGATGA
- the ruvX gene encoding Holliday junction resolvase RuvX — protein MRVMAFDYGTKRIGIAVTDPLQMIANGLDTIHPNQIIDFLKRYLQTEQVETFVVGDPKQMDGTPSQSAPHVKGFVNLLKKTFPDIPVQMFDERFTSKMASAAILQSGINKKARQNKALVDNISATILLQGWLERKAYL, from the coding sequence ATGAGAGTAATGGCATTTGATTACGGCACAAAGCGCATAGGCATAGCGGTGACAGACCCGCTGCAGATGATAGCCAACGGATTGGATACCATTCACCCAAATCAGATCATTGATTTTTTGAAGCGGTACCTGCAAACAGAGCAGGTAGAAACCTTTGTCGTGGGCGATCCGAAACAAATGGATGGCACACCCTCACAGTCGGCGCCACATGTTAAGGGATTTGTGAATTTATTAAAGAAAACCTTCCCCGATATTCCGGTGCAAATGTTCGACGAACGCTTTACCTCTAAAATGGCATCGGCAGCGATATTGCAAAGCGGCATCAATAAAAAAGCCCGGCAGAACAAGGCGCTGGTGGATAATATTTCGGCGACGATATTGCTGCAGGGGTGGTTGGAGAGGAAAGCATATTTATAG
- the rmuC gene encoding DNA recombination protein RmuC: MDVTILIVAALVLVAGIILMLRSAKGSDKDEASRLIADNNNLQIALARAEEKATAFQNELIKNEGRFENEKSSLIADLSNERSKLAQALQAIERAEATQQAQQEKLQEQKAEVENTRLHFQREFENIAEKLLKEKSKEFTDANRLNLDNVLSPLKQNLKAFEEKVEKVYNVEAAERNILKGEINKLMELNRQISNEASNLTKALKGDNKKQGNWGEFILEKVLERSGLTKDREYRLQAAHQSADGSRYQPDAIIDLPDNKHLVIDSKVSLIAYEKLVNCETDDDRKLFARAHVESLRGHVRNLSDKNYHGLDKVNSPDFVLLFVPIESSFSFAIQVDADLFTDAWERRVVIVSPSTLLATLRTIAGMWKQEHQNHNVMEIARLSGDMYDKFAGFLKDFEIVGRGIRTAQDNYDEAVKKLSTGRGNLTSTAERIKNLGAKTNKQIDSKYLIEEAE, from the coding sequence ATGGATGTGACCATACTAATTGTTGCGGCTTTGGTTTTGGTAGCGGGGATAATCCTTATGCTGCGATCTGCCAAGGGTTCTGATAAGGACGAAGCGAGCCGTTTAATTGCCGATAACAATAACCTTCAGATCGCGCTGGCCCGGGCAGAGGAAAAGGCAACTGCTTTTCAAAATGAGCTTATAAAGAATGAAGGGCGTTTTGAAAACGAGAAGAGCAGCCTTATAGCAGACTTGAGTAACGAACGTTCAAAACTTGCGCAAGCATTGCAAGCCATTGAGCGCGCAGAGGCTACACAACAGGCTCAACAAGAAAAACTGCAGGAACAAAAAGCCGAAGTAGAAAACACACGTCTGCACTTTCAGCGCGAGTTTGAAAACATTGCAGAAAAACTGTTAAAGGAAAAATCAAAGGAGTTTACAGATGCTAACCGCCTAAACCTGGATAACGTCCTCAGTCCCCTGAAGCAAAATTTAAAAGCCTTTGAAGAGAAGGTTGAGAAGGTTTACAATGTTGAAGCCGCCGAGCGGAATATCCTGAAAGGCGAGATCAATAAATTGATGGAGCTGAACCGACAGATCAGCAATGAAGCCAGCAATTTAACCAAAGCACTTAAAGGCGATAACAAAAAGCAAGGTAACTGGGGCGAGTTTATTCTCGAGAAAGTTCTGGAACGCTCGGGCCTGACCAAGGACCGCGAATACCGGCTGCAGGCGGCGCACCAATCGGCAGATGGCAGCCGATATCAGCCCGACGCTATCATTGACCTGCCCGACAATAAGCACCTTGTCATCGACTCAAAAGTTTCCCTCATTGCCTATGAGAAACTGGTGAATTGTGAAACTGATGATGACCGTAAGCTATTTGCCCGCGCACATGTAGAATCGCTGCGTGGCCACGTGCGCAATTTGTCAGACAAAAATTACCATGGCTTGGATAAAGTCAATTCGCCCGACTTTGTGTTGCTCTTTGTGCCGATCGAATCGTCATTCAGTTTTGCAATACAGGTAGATGCCGACCTGTTTACCGATGCTTGGGAGCGCAGGGTAGTAATAGTTAGCCCGTCTACCCTATTGGCAACCTTGCGTACCATTGCCGGGATGTGGAAACAAGAGCACCAAAACCATAATGTGATGGAAATTGCCCGCTTAAGCGGCGATATGTACGATAAGTTTGCCGGGTTTTTAAAGGACTTTGAAATTGTTGGACGAGGTATAAGAACAGCACAAGACAATTACGACGAGGCCGTGAAGAAATTATCAACCGGTCGCGGCAACTTGACAAGTACTGCTGAAAGGATTAAAAACCTTGGTGCTAAAACGAATAAACAGATCGATAGCAAGTATCTGATTGAGGAAGCGGAGTAA